The DNA sequence AAAAAAAATAGGTTATCGCCCACATAGTTCGTGTTAAATCACCCTCTGCTGAGTGAAATAACACACCCCTATTAAGGGTTCAAGGTTCAGGGTTCAAAGGACTCAAGTAAAAAAGACATAAATTCAATCACTTGAGCACTGAACCTGTCAATCTCTTGACCACTTAGCCTCTGGCATTTATTTTGCTTTTTAAGTTTTAAAGTCAAAATTAAAACCATAAATTTAGAGAGGAGGTGAACAAATTTGAAGAAAGTATTTATAATTGGAGTTGTTATTCTTCTGGCATTTGGTGTTGCCTATGCAGCCCAGGATGTGAAGAACACAAAGCATAACCTTTCAACCTCCACCTCAACTGCTACCAGAACCTTTTATCTCACAGCAGGCACAGATGAGGTATGCGTGTTCTGCCATACCCCTCACTTCTCAACAACCACACCTGCAGGCATGCCATTATGGAACAGGACAAGCTCAACTGCAACTTATACGATGTATAATTCTTCAGTGAGCGCTACAATGGATATGACAGTTGCAGGAACCCCTCAGGGAGTCTCTGCAGCATGTCTTAGTTGCCATGATGGAACAGTTGCATTTGACTCATTGGTGAACAAGCCAGGCAGTGGCATTGGTGCACCATCAGGATGGACATGGTCAGGTGGCCTGACCAACATAACTACAAGTACCAATGCTTATATTGGCGCAGACCTGAGCAACGACCATCCTATATCTATAACCTATAGCACCACAGCAGACCCACAGTTTAATGCTATTACTGATACTACCAAGGGTAGAATTACTGTAGGGACTAGCTATGTCCAGTTCTATGGCAGTGGCAAGGATCAGGTTGAGTGCGGCTCATGCCATGACCCGCATGAAAAGGATGTCGCAACCTTCTTGAGAGTTGCTAACACAGGCAGCCAGCTCTGCCTCGGATGCCACATAAAGTAATGGTATAAAAGAGTTCTTAAAAAGGGTGTGCAGCTTGCACACCCTTTTTTTATAGTAATGAGGCTTGCCTCTGATTTATCCGCCTCAGCGGATTCGCTCTACGAGTCGTAGACCGAGGCGAACAGGATAATCTTTTTCTTGAACTTGTGATGTGTAAATTCGTATACTTGGCTAACTATAAAAACCATAACTTAAGGAGAAACAGCAAAGATGGGAGTCAAGAAACTCGTAGAGTCGAGTCTCCGACCCGTAATTATCCTGTTTTTAATATTTTTTATAATTGTCTTGCAATCAAAGACTTACGCCACTGATGAGCTCAGGGCAAGCAAGGTTGTGGCAGAGGTCAATGGCGCTGCTATCACGCAGGGAGAGCTTGACATAGCCACAGACAGCCTTTTGCCGAGCATCTCCTATCATGCCCATGTCTCCCCTGAAAAGCGCAAAGAAGCAGAGAAAAAAGCCCTCGAAAACCTGATTAATGAAGCGCTCTTTTTTGAGGAAGCCAGAAAGCAGGGGC is a window from the Nitrospirota bacterium genome containing:
- a CDS encoding cytochrome C; this encodes MPLWNRTSSTATYTMYNSSVSATMDMTVAGTPQGVSAACLSCHDGTVAFDSLVNKPGSGIGAPSGWTWSGGLTNITTSTNAYIGADLSNDHPISITYSTTADPQFNAITDTTKGRITVGTSYVQFYGSGKDQVECGSCHDPHEKDVATFLRVANTGSQLCLGCHIK